One genomic region from Culicoidibacter larvae encodes:
- a CDS encoding response regulator transcription factor — MPKILFVDDDTNFRDVIAEFLEIEGYQVRVADNASDGLKLFKAEQFDLIISDVKMESIDGLQLLTLIRKLDNSAKVIMLTGSNDEDDEVRGLELHASDFIKKPVSLKVLLTRIERVLKKNKFVVEEELFSRSQNILVEIRNRRVYKDGELVNITMREFDLLVFFLENKGTVLTREQIFKQVWQSNEQFSDIRTVDTHLKKLRAKLKLTCVYSIRGVGYEWAE, encoded by the coding sequence ATGCCGAAAATTCTTTTTGTCGATGATGACACTAATTTCCGTGATGTAATTGCTGAATTTCTTGAAATAGAAGGATATCAAGTGCGTGTTGCTGATAATGCCAGTGATGGATTGAAATTATTCAAGGCAGAACAGTTTGACCTGATTATCAGTGATGTGAAAATGGAGTCAATTGACGGATTACAGTTGCTAACATTAATCAGGAAACTAGACAATAGTGCTAAAGTTATTATGTTAACTGGTTCAAATGATGAGGATGATGAAGTTCGCGGACTTGAACTTCATGCGAGTGATTTTATAAAAAAACCAGTTTCACTGAAAGTGTTATTAACTCGTATTGAACGGGTTCTAAAGAAAAATAAATTTGTTGTGGAAGAAGAACTTTTTAGTCGCAGCCAAAATATTTTGGTAGAGATCCGCAATCGCCGGGTATATAAAGATGGTGAATTGGTGAATATAACAATGCGCGAGTTTGATTTATTGGTGTTTTTTTTAGAGAATAAAGGCACAGTGCTGACACGCGAACAGATTTTCAAGCAGGTTTGGCAGAGCAATGAGCAGTTTAGCGACATACGAACAGTTGATACTCACTTAAAAAAGTTGCGGGCAAAGCTAAAGCTAACTTGTGTGTATTCAATTCGAGGAGTAGGCTATGAGTGGGCAGAATAA
- a CDS encoding amino acid ABC transporter ATP-binding protein, with amino-acid sequence MSIIIEIQDLHKSFGDIEVLKGIDFTVNKGEVVSIIGSSGSGKSTLLRCINTLETFESGDVKIEGTSIKEMNPIDLHTRVGIVFQSFNLFGHLTVLENCVVAQRKVLKKSREEAEQIALELLEKVGMDSFKDAVPEQLSGGQKQRVAIARALAMNPEVLLFDEPTSALDPEMVGEVLEVMKNLATEGLTMLVVTHEMDFARSVSNKVVFMDGGVIVEEGEPEQIFLHPQHNRTKEFLSRVRV; translated from the coding sequence ATGAGTATTATTATCGAAATTCAGGACTTGCACAAATCCTTTGGTGATATTGAAGTATTAAAAGGTATTGATTTTACCGTTAATAAAGGTGAGGTTGTTTCAATTATTGGCTCTTCCGGATCAGGAAAATCAACTTTGCTTCGCTGCATCAACACTTTAGAAACATTTGAATCAGGTGATGTAAAAATCGAAGGAACAAGTATTAAAGAGATGAACCCAATAGATTTACACACTCGGGTTGGTATTGTTTTCCAATCATTTAACCTTTTTGGACATTTAACTGTATTAGAAAACTGTGTGGTAGCACAACGTAAGGTACTGAAAAAGAGCCGTGAAGAAGCTGAACAAATAGCTCTTGAATTGTTAGAAAAAGTCGGTATGGATTCATTCAAAGATGCTGTTCCTGAGCAACTTTCCGGCGGGCAAAAGCAACGGGTTGCGATTGCTCGGGCATTGGCAATGAATCCGGAAGTATTGCTGTTTGATGAACCAACCAGCGCGCTTGACCCGGAAATGGTCGGTGAAGTTCTTGAGGTTATGAAGAACTTAGCTACTGAGGGATTAACGATGTTAGTAGTTACTCATGAGATGGATTTTGCCCGCTCGGTATCAAATAAAGTTGTCTTTATGGACGGCGGTGTGATTGTTGAAGAAGGCGAACCGGAGCAAATTTTCTTACATCCGCAACATAACCGTACGAAAGAATTTTTATCACGGGTACGGGTATAA
- a CDS encoding ABC transporter substrate-binding protein/permease: MIEQIRTSNKKFNKFIVAFIVLTTLVFGAVSSLGQAIQVTAADDSTFVVGMECNYAPWNWTQSDPSATAVSIDGGQYCDGYDVQIAKKIADNLGKELVIKKTSWDGLILALQAGEIDAIVAGMSPTDERKQEINFSDPYYIGKFGVIVKKDGKYAGGTSVQDFADAKVTAQMGTSHVALMDQLTGASKLSPMKDFPTMTVALQSGEIDAFIAEDSTGQTIPKSNPDVVYIRLDDMVVDESLTAVSVGIAKGNEALLSEVNSALATITLADREQLMTEAVDRQGAADSDEPATATEDVNPVIGFFNGVGTFFAQVGQIAQDNAYAFLNGVIVTLIISIFATVFGFLIGLLVSIIRMGRVGKVIANIYITIFRGTPMMVQAMIVYYGVSMMLPGFSWSNIIFGNIIAGIIVVTINTGAYMAEIIRGGIQSLDDGQFEAAKSLGMTQWQTMISIILPQAVRNAIPAIGNELIVNIKDTSVLSVISVMELFFTSQSIAGSTYKVFQTFCITSIIYLVLTMIVAYILQIVERRIDPKSKKRKVSLPMSTTTPHHFNPKGEK, translated from the coding sequence ATGATTGAGCAAATTCGAACGAGTAATAAGAAATTTAATAAATTTATAGTTGCCTTTATTGTATTGACAACGCTGGTATTTGGGGCAGTCAGTTCATTAGGTCAAGCAATTCAAGTTACTGCTGCCGATGATTCAACATTTGTTGTCGGTATGGAATGTAATTACGCACCGTGGAACTGGACTCAGTCAGATCCTAGTGCAACAGCAGTAAGTATTGATGGCGGACAGTATTGCGACGGTTATGATGTACAAATCGCTAAGAAGATTGCCGATAACTTGGGCAAAGAATTAGTTATTAAAAAAACCTCTTGGGATGGATTAATTCTAGCGTTACAAGCTGGCGAAATTGATGCAATTGTTGCCGGGATGTCACCAACTGATGAGCGTAAACAAGAAATTAATTTCAGCGATCCATACTATATTGGTAAATTTGGCGTTATTGTTAAAAAAGATGGTAAGTATGCTGGCGGAACGAGTGTGCAAGATTTTGCAGATGCAAAAGTAACTGCACAGATGGGGACATCGCATGTGGCTTTGATGGATCAGTTAACTGGGGCATCAAAGTTGTCACCTATGAAAGACTTTCCAACAATGACAGTGGCTTTACAGTCGGGAGAAATCGATGCATTTATTGCTGAGGATTCAACCGGACAAACAATTCCGAAATCGAATCCGGATGTTGTTTATATTCGCCTTGATGATATGGTTGTTGATGAATCATTAACAGCGGTATCGGTAGGGATTGCCAAAGGTAACGAAGCGTTGCTAAGCGAAGTCAACAGTGCCTTAGCTACAATTACTTTAGCAGATCGGGAACAGCTTATGACTGAAGCGGTAGATCGTCAGGGAGCTGCAGATAGTGATGAGCCGGCAACTGCTACCGAAGATGTAAATCCGGTTATTGGTTTCTTTAATGGGGTTGGAACATTTTTTGCACAGGTTGGACAAATTGCTCAAGATAATGCATATGCATTTTTAAATGGGGTTATTGTCACTTTAATTATTTCAATTTTTGCGACTGTATTTGGTTTCTTAATTGGTTTGTTGGTATCAATTATTCGGATGGGCAGAGTTGGTAAAGTTATTGCTAATATTTATATTACTATCTTCCGGGGAACACCGATGATGGTGCAAGCGATGATTGTGTATTATGGCGTTTCGATGATGTTACCGGGGTTCTCTTGGTCAAATATTATCTTTGGGAATATTATTGCCGGGATTATCGTTGTTACTATTAATACCGGGGCGTATATGGCGGAAATTATTCGTGGCGGTATCCAGTCTTTGGATGATGGCCAGTTTGAAGCAGCCAAGAGTTTAGGGATGACACAGTGGCAGACAATGATTAGTATTATTTTGCCTCAAGCAGTCCGCAATGCAATTCCGGCAATCGGTAATGAATTGATTGTTAATATTAAAGATACATCTGTATTGAGTGTTATTTCAGTTATGGAGTTATTCTTTACTTCACAAAGTATTGCCGGAAGTACATATAAAGTCTTCCAAACATTCTGTATTACAAGTATTATTTATCTTGTTTTAACCATGATTGTTGCATATATTCTGCAAATTGTTGAACGGCGAATTGATCCGAAATCTAAAAAACGAAAAGTAAGTTTACCGATGTCAACAACAACTCCGCATCACTTTAATCCGAAGGGGGAAAAATAA
- a CDS encoding transporter substrate-binding domain-containing protein encodes MKKILSCLAVLVMGAGILTGCVNNGTSSDTFVVGMECNYAPWNWTQSVASDTAVAIDGGQYCDGYDVQVARQLAESMGKELVIKKTSWDGLILALQAGEIDAIIAGMSPTAERKEEIDFSDPYFLGSFGMMVQADGPYKDATSVKDFSGARVTAQMGTFHVELMDQLTGASLQAPMKDFPTMTVALQAGEIDAYVAEESTGKTIPKTNPDLKYVPIADFVVDESMAAVSVGIKKGNTELLNQVNEALSKITTEQRSQLMDAAIDRQSQGE; translated from the coding sequence ATGAAAAAGATTTTAAGTTGTTTAGCAGTTTTGGTAATGGGAGCAGGTATATTGACTGGCTGTGTTAATAATGGCACAAGCAGCGATACATTTGTTGTCGGTATGGAATGTAATTATGCGCCGTGGAACTGGACCCAGTCAGTGGCAAGTGATACTGCCGTAGCAATCGATGGTGGTCAATACTGTGATGGTTATGATGTGCAAGTTGCTCGCCAGCTTGCTGAGAGCATGGGTAAAGAGTTAGTTATTAAAAAGACTTCTTGGGACGGTTTAATTCTTGCGTTGCAAGCTGGTGAAATCGATGCGATTATTGCCGGGATGTCACCGACAGCTGAACGTAAAGAAGAAATTGATTTCAGTGATCCGTATTTCTTAGGTAGTTTTGGAATGATGGTTCAGGCAGATGGTCCGTATAAAGATGCTACTTCGGTTAAGGATTTCAGTGGTGCCAGAGTAACGGCGCAAATGGGAACTTTCCATGTTGAGTTAATGGATCAATTAACCGGTGCATCATTGCAAGCACCAATGAAAGACTTCCCAACGATGACAGTTGCTTTGCAGGCTGGCGAAATTGATGCCTATGTAGCTGAGGAGTCAACTGGTAAAACAATTCCTAAAACCAATCCGGATTTAAAATATGTTCCAATTGCTGATTTTGTTGTTGATGAGTCAATGGCGGCAGTTTCGGTAGGTATTAAAAAAGGAAATACAGAATTATTAAATCAAGTAAATGAAGCATTATCAAAAATTACAACAGAGCAACGGTCGCAATTGATGGATGCCGCAATTGACCGTCAGAGTCAAGGAGAATAA
- a CDS encoding InlB B-repeat-containing protein: protein MKKWIKGSIAILAVMLLLVSQNNWQVFALTSENTTVETTENNEGSSVEEESSEAAAMAQQGVASPFSVGLASFDGTDLSGNTDVSYDVRDATNQPRTLDVLASFDGSGTTTNRKITIRIENGLRFHSIPGMVMSNNYRTWIFDANALPTQLQGIITNGTFTLDPMVYEYGVKSGTLVLDVAPGATNVSLSIQTAFDLAFGANDGSRTFTDMLTVTTSANVGGTETIIDEEVLENYTITGTIQMQFYSVGGSSGIITQYIDAGDSVSTEYYLSTAGSSYTNSFAANVLLKKQVLVFEIDKALGVQSVTSSDGRLNSSQLSYAIDSTSSSTKDILTITFSEIRIDGQKVKINFASSATATPGTYAINGVSGGAIAFGTDKVMNNGYVHKQNIIITEPFENKLAIDGVNGNIYINPDLTNEELQPLGIYSLANNFAKNVDDQMIRLTFNDPTIGVRMVRLVTGYGMPATNVVVHTEKGKTITIPSITSTGINTNTSYATFNLSSYGDVDADDYIVNITYESTGFLSGSGRGAGNSTIVYERWDLSPGLFSGVIRDVPATKKYNAIIEVVPSAVGDFSASDAQNKVLTMSMITTGGAISFYSGNTLSTQPYLAGNTIPVHGSFTLSSEVAGTMMLKRGFDIYLREDKYFQIDTSSIKIVWEGITYSTADGSLIPIAGTDNQGLKTWKINVDDIAIGKFKPNGSAYSNMEITYEMKVANSAPTVAVNAADLLMVVPTNDVKVTSNGNTAYFNNANKFNVDGSGNLTKSVGTLSKDTYINIQAQKDFTVTTAANLNDGSWVSYDYASNQSIIDLNPSGDAKYQLTVANNSGSTINGYTALIPIPKYGEKTDLTPSTPANFDASVDLQKEAFSWTASLLAEIVPAGTLNYQVLYATTYETDKDSANFVSWSAITDPNEIRMVKIVTNDAVADGFSEALSFPLALTDTDADLHAGNTNIYSARIYREILGTAGYKPSEPIAIRLKTGVVKGNVFNDLNRNGVKDGTETGRNGITVIAYAAGTTTVIETTTTKTIDGVDGQYEFLGLDKNQNVDIVFINPTTNDSTRFSPVTSGGSTPSPAVDNSKATTAGIAPSATGFDTVYAGIITPVTITLNPGIGTSANATVQKYPGEQIVAEPAATATGYTFNGWFTTSTGGSKVAFPYTVGTLDTTLYAQYTANKYVLSYDIATNGGQGTAPANEQVTYNTLATLPAVPVKTGYTFVGWFDAASGGTQWNFSTNKMPANDVKLYAQFTINNYMVTFNNDSATSTLSVTYDQLVTEPTAPSKTGYTFTGWFDATSGGTEWDFAVDKMPANDITLYAQYSINSYVLTYNDQGTETTTTVEYDALIIEPTTIPVKSGYTFTGWFDAATGGTKWLFNSHKMPAANKTLYAQFSADNQTITFDVNGGLMTSRPANIVQPTDSSIDLDAVAIPTRAGYSFVGWFDSGDVQHSGTITMPVGGLALQAKWTADDQVISFNSKGGSGVASITAKTDTTVDLDQAITSKPGYQFDGWFVADTQYSGITTVPAGGLTLEAHWTALDQTITFDVNGGDISSQPADLIQPTDSTVDINALVTPTWFGHKFLGWYDGDTHVFGTITMPAGGLQLVAQWQDLVATGVWNISANNLEIKLSEVNNHIQAGTLKDEILSRSNAQAWETENGTLLTPLTLGLSTLLDNPAVGDYNATVAYEDPNSPTTMPQTFAANSELLAQEATTSTTLQTTFVVTVVDDTSTLPTTGDDSLLYGVLIGTSSLAIGGVFIFLVGKRKSEEEA from the coding sequence ATGAAAAAATGGATTAAAGGGAGTATAGCCATTCTAGCTGTGATGCTTTTATTGGTGTCACAAAATAATTGGCAGGTATTTGCCCTAACAAGTGAGAATACTACAGTAGAAACTACTGAGAATAACGAGGGCAGTAGTGTTGAGGAAGAAAGCAGCGAAGCTGCAGCAATGGCGCAGCAAGGTGTTGCTTCACCATTCTCTGTGGGATTAGCGAGCTTTGATGGAACCGACTTAAGCGGCAACACAGATGTTAGTTATGATGTTCGTGATGCAACGAATCAACCAAGAACTTTGGATGTATTAGCAAGTTTTGATGGCAGCGGAACAACTACAAATCGCAAGATTACAATCCGTATTGAAAATGGCTTGCGCTTTCATTCAATACCCGGTATGGTGATGAGTAATAACTATCGTACATGGATATTTGATGCGAATGCTTTGCCAACACAATTACAAGGAATTATTACTAATGGGACATTTACGCTTGACCCGATGGTATATGAATATGGGGTTAAAAGCGGGACTTTAGTGCTGGATGTTGCACCGGGTGCAACGAATGTGTCGTTATCAATACAAACAGCTTTTGATCTAGCTTTTGGCGCAAATGACGGTAGTCGAACATTTACTGACATGTTGACAGTAACAACAAGTGCTAATGTTGGTGGAACTGAGACAATTATTGATGAAGAAGTTTTAGAGAACTATACAATTACCGGAACAATTCAAATGCAGTTTTATTCTGTTGGTGGTTCTAGTGGAATCATTACTCAATATATTGATGCTGGAGATTCAGTAAGTACTGAATATTACTTATCTACAGCTGGGTCATCATATACAAATAGTTTTGCAGCTAATGTGTTGCTCAAAAAACAGGTATTGGTATTTGAAATCGATAAAGCTCTTGGTGTACAAAGCGTCACCAGCAGTGATGGCAGATTAAATAGCTCACAATTAAGTTATGCAATTGATTCAACTTCTAGTTCAACAAAAGATATTTTAACAATAACTTTTTCAGAAATAAGAATTGACGGCCAAAAAGTGAAAATTAATTTTGCAAGCTCTGCAACAGCAACACCGGGGACATATGCTATTAACGGCGTATCTGGTGGAGCAATTGCATTTGGAACTGATAAAGTCATGAATAATGGATATGTTCATAAGCAAAACATTATTATTACTGAACCATTTGAGAATAAGTTAGCAATTGATGGTGTAAATGGCAATATTTATATTAATCCAGATTTAACCAATGAAGAGTTACAACCGTTGGGTATTTACTCATTAGCAAATAATTTTGCTAAAAACGTTGATGATCAGATGATAAGACTTACATTTAATGATCCAACGATTGGTGTACGGATGGTGCGTTTAGTTACCGGTTATGGCATGCCAGCTACCAATGTAGTTGTGCATACTGAAAAGGGAAAAACTATTACCATTCCATCGATTACTTCTACCGGGATTAACACGAATACAAGTTATGCAACATTTAATTTGAGTAGTTATGGCGATGTTGATGCAGATGATTATATTGTCAACATTACCTATGAATCAACGGGGTTTTTAAGTGGATCTGGTCGTGGTGCCGGTAATTCAACAATCGTATATGAACGTTGGGATTTAAGTCCAGGTCTTTTTTCAGGAGTAATTAGAGATGTACCAGCAACTAAAAAGTACAACGCAATAATCGAAGTGGTGCCAAGTGCGGTCGGGGACTTTTCAGCGAGTGATGCTCAAAATAAAGTTTTAACAATGTCAATGATAACAACTGGCGGAGCAATTTCGTTTTATAGTGGTAATACTTTAAGTACACAACCTTATTTAGCTGGTAATACAATACCGGTTCATGGTTCTTTTACATTGTCTTCAGAGGTTGCCGGTACGATGATGTTGAAACGCGGATTTGATATCTATTTGCGTGAAGATAAGTATTTCCAAATTGATACTTCAAGTATTAAAATAGTTTGGGAAGGAATTACTTATTCGACAGCTGATGGGAGTTTAATTCCGATTGCGGGAACAGACAATCAGGGCCTGAAGACATGGAAAATCAATGTTGATGATATTGCTATTGGAAAGTTTAAACCGAATGGAAGCGCATATAGTAATATGGAAATTACCTATGAAATGAAAGTAGCTAATAGTGCACCGACAGTTGCGGTTAATGCAGCAGACTTATTAATGGTTGTACCAACTAATGATGTCAAGGTAACCAGTAACGGAAACACGGCATACTTCAATAATGCTAATAAATTTAATGTTGATGGCAGTGGTAATCTTACAAAAAGTGTTGGAACACTAAGCAAAGATACTTATATCAATATACAAGCACAAAAGGATTTTACCGTTACTACAGCTGCGAATCTTAATGATGGTTCATGGGTAAGTTATGATTATGCGTCTAATCAATCAATTATTGATTTAAATCCAAGTGGAGATGCAAAATATCAATTAACGGTTGCAAACAATTCAGGAAGCACGATTAATGGCTATACCGCACTTATTCCAATTCCTAAATATGGTGAGAAAACTGATTTGACACCTAGTACGCCGGCAAATTTTGATGCTAGTGTTGACTTGCAAAAAGAGGCATTCTCTTGGACGGCTTCATTATTAGCAGAAATCGTTCCAGCAGGAACACTGAATTATCAAGTTTTATATGCAACAACATATGAAACTGATAAAGATTCAGCTAATTTCGTTTCATGGAGTGCAATTACTGATCCAAATGAAATTCGGATGGTAAAAATAGTAACCAATGATGCAGTTGCTGACGGCTTTAGTGAAGCATTGAGTTTCCCGTTGGCATTAACTGATACCGATGCAGACTTACATGCCGGAAACACTAATATTTATTCAGCACGTATCTATCGTGAGATTTTAGGAACAGCTGGATATAAACCAAGTGAACCAATTGCAATTCGCTTAAAAACCGGAGTTGTTAAAGGGAATGTGTTTAATGACTTAAACCGCAATGGTGTTAAAGATGGCACTGAAACTGGTCGTAACGGTATAACTGTTATTGCCTATGCAGCAGGAACAACAACGGTTATTGAAACAACTACAACAAAAACAATTGATGGTGTTGACGGTCAATATGAGTTCTTAGGATTAGATAAAAATCAAAATGTTGATATTGTATTTATTAATCCAACCACAAATGATTCTACACGTTTTTCACCGGTAACAAGTGGTGGTTCAACACCATCACCAGCAGTGGATAACAGTAAGGCGACAACTGCAGGAATTGCACCAAGTGCAACTGGGTTTGATACAGTTTACGCCGGAATTATTACCCCGGTTACGATTACTTTGAACCCAGGTATTGGTACGAGTGCGAATGCAACCGTACAAAAATATCCTGGTGAGCAAATTGTAGCGGAACCTGCGGCAACAGCTACAGGTTATACTTTCAATGGTTGGTTTACAACTAGCACTGGCGGAAGTAAGGTGGCGTTCCCATACACAGTGGGAACGTTGGATACTACTTTGTATGCGCAATATACTGCAAATAAATATGTGTTAAGTTATGATATTGCAACTAATGGCGGGCAAGGAACAGCGCCAGCTAATGAGCAAGTAACATATAATACTTTAGCGACATTACCTGCTGTACCGGTAAAAACCGGCTATACATTTGTCGGGTGGTTCGACGCGGCGAGCGGCGGAACACAGTGGAATTTTTCAACCAATAAAATGCCGGCAAACGATGTAAAACTGTATGCTCAATTTACTATTAATAACTATATGGTTACTTTCAATAATGATAGTGCAACTTCAACTTTGAGTGTGACTTATGATCAATTGGTAACTGAGCCAACTGCACCAAGCAAAACCGGATATACATTTACTGGTTGGTTTGACGCAACAAGCGGTGGTACCGAGTGGGACTTTGCGGTAGATAAAATGCCAGCAAATGATATAACTTTATATGCTCAGTATTCTATAAATAGTTATGTATTGACATATAATGACCAAGGAACAGAGACAACGACTACGGTTGAATATGATGCATTAATCATTGAACCAACAACGATTCCGGTTAAATCTGGATATACGTTTACCGGTTGGTTTGATGCGGCAACCGGCGGCACAAAATGGTTGTTTAATAGCCATAAAATGCCTGCGGCAAACAAAACTTTATATGCTCAATTTAGTGCTGATAATCAAACAATTACTTTTGATGTAAATGGCGGTTTGATGACAAGTAGACCGGCAAATATTGTACAACCAACTGATTCAAGTATTGATTTAGATGCGGTAGCAATACCGACTCGTGCAGGGTATTCATTTGTTGGATGGTTTGATAGTGGTGATGTTCAACATAGCGGAACTATTACAATGCCGGTTGGCGGCTTGGCATTACAGGCAAAATGGACTGCTGATGATCAAGTTATCAGTTTCAACAGTAAGGGTGGCAGCGGTGTAGCTTCAATTACAGCTAAAACAGATACCACTGTTGACTTAGATCAAGCAATTACTTCAAAACCTGGATACCAATTTGATGGCTGGTTTGTTGCTGATACGCAATACAGCGGAATTACTACGGTACCTGCTGGAGGGTTAACATTAGAGGCTCATTGGACGGCACTGGACCAAACAATTACTTTTGATGTAAATGGTGGCGATATCAGTTCGCAACCTGCAGATTTGATTCAACCAACTGATAGCACTGTTGATATTAATGCTTTGGTAACACCAACATGGTTTGGCCATAAGTTCTTAGGTTGGTATGATGGTGATACCCATGTATTTGGTACAATTACTATGCCTGCGGGCGGGCTGCAACTAGTTGCTCAATGGCAAGATTTAGTTGCAACCGGAGTATGGAATATCAGTGCCAATAACCTCGAAATAAAATTAAGCGAAGTAAACAATCATATTCAGGCGGGAACATTAAAAGATGAAATATTATCTCGCAGTAATGCCCAAGCTTGGGAAACTGAAAATGGAACGTTACTAACACCGCTTACACTGGGACTTAGCACATTGCTGGATAATCCGGCAGTAGGTGATTATAATGCAACAGTTGCTTATGAAGATCCGAACAGTCCAACAACAATGCCACAAACATTTGCTGCAAACAGTGAATTATTGGCACAAGAAGCAACAACTTCAACAACACTGCAAACCACATTTGTAGTAACCGTTGTGGATGATACATCAACACTGCCGACTACCGGCGACGATTCATTGCTTTATGGCGTGCTTATCGGAACAAGCAGCTTGGCAATTGGTGGTGTGTTTATCTTCTTAGTGGGAAAACGCAAGAGTGAAGAAGAGGCCTAA
- a CDS encoding sensor histidine kinase, giving the protein MNGLNSKTSSKRIQWKRTIIIVGVAYAAVVLLLGIFIFNIPTFYYQLTKTNIENTVASVNQALADNDAEALEAIVNDTAMELVVVTETNVVFNTMPTTDFSVLKETIDTRALSYSAAYETKVDNQVYQVWMAIYKTDFQQFFIVAMLITFGGAVLLCAIMTGLLFYMFRKLVSPLKRLRDNIFKLKSYRLNEVASSQEISDYDLLSEELTEFTEDLQGKLQSFTVSYTGLEQELQARQERSNYKEQLVTALVHDLKTPLNISSIQAEKMAQSAPASDADAFDVLLRNNNRVLNDVNEVLTVLRMDEVSKLQESREIDVVEISRATLRLFQPMFQKRDIASFIDAPKSLLMQFNEIEFKQIMHNVISNASQYADIGGSFELEIDQLDGMVWIRAYNDKADVSQIQFDQVFDLFYRAGNNEHAFGSGVGMYTIKSMVEQHRGSCRFEAFDEGVQLIIELPLNGGEQHA; this is encoded by the coding sequence ATGAATGGGTTGAATAGTAAGACTTCATCCAAGAGGATACAGTGGAAACGAACAATCATTATTGTTGGGGTTGCCTATGCAGCTGTTGTTTTGTTATTAGGAATTTTTATTTTTAATATACCTACCTTTTACTACCAGCTAACCAAAACGAACATTGAGAATACTGTGGCAAGTGTCAATCAGGCGCTTGCTGATAATGATGCTGAAGCTTTAGAAGCGATTGTTAATGATACGGCAATGGAGTTAGTTGTGGTAACTGAAACTAATGTGGTATTTAATACGATGCCAACAACTGACTTTTCAGTATTGAAGGAAACAATTGATACACGTGCTTTATCTTATTCAGCGGCTTACGAAACAAAAGTTGATAATCAGGTTTATCAGGTCTGGATGGCTATTTACAAAACTGATTTTCAACAATTTTTTATCGTTGCTATGCTAATTACTTTTGGCGGAGCAGTCTTGTTATGTGCGATTATGACCGGTTTATTGTTTTATATGTTCCGTAAATTGGTCAGTCCGCTTAAACGCTTGCGCGATAATATTTTCAAACTGAAATCATATCGCTTGAATGAAGTTGCCAGCAGTCAGGAAATTTCAGATTATGATTTGCTTTCTGAAGAACTAACTGAGTTTACTGAAGATTTGCAAGGGAAACTGCAGTCGTTTACAGTTAGCTATACTGGTCTTGAGCAAGAGCTTCAAGCGCGGCAAGAGCGCAGCAACTACAAGGAGCAGTTGGTTACTGCTTTGGTACATGATTTGAAAACGCCGCTTAATATTTCTTCGATTCAAGCTGAGAAGATGGCACAATCTGCTCCGGCGTCGGACGCGGATGCTTTTGATGTTTTGCTGCGGAATAATAATCGGGTGTTGAATGATGTCAATGAGGTGCTGACAGTTTTACGTATGGATGAAGTGAGTAAACTGCAAGAGTCGAGGGAGATTGATGTGGTTGAAATCAGCCGTGCCACCTTACGGCTGTTTCAACCTATGTTTCAGAAGCGGGATATTGCGTCATTTATTGATGCGCCGAAGTCTTTGTTGATGCAGTTTAATGAAATTGAGTTTAAGCAGATTATGCATAATGTTATTTCAAATGCTTCGCAGTATGCTGATATTGGTGGTAGTTTTGAGTTGGAGATTGATCAGTTGGATGGTATGGTTTGGATTCGCGCATACAATGACAAGGCTGATGTGTCGCAGATTCAGTTTGATCAGGTTTTCGATTTATTTTATCGGGCCGGGAATAACGAGCATGCTTTTGGCAGCGGTGTTGGCATGTATACGATTAAGAGTATGGTTGAGCAGCATCGGGGTTCTTGTCGTTTCGAGGCTTTCGATGAAGGTGTGCAGTTGATTATTGAGCTGCCTTTGAATGGTGGTGAACAGCATGCGTAG